From a single Cyclobacterium marinum DSM 745 genomic region:
- a CDS encoding sulfatase — MKILFFLTILCMVFGSCKNQASLEASNQPNIVLFFVDDMGWQDTSVPFWHKKTPLNERYHTPNMEKLASEGMMFTQAYATPVCSPTRISLMTGMNAARHRVTNWTLHKDALQPMETNHKALSFPAWNVNGMSPDPLDLAVHADALPSLLQKAGYYTIHAGKAHFGAIDTPAENPEAIGFDVNIAGHAAGGPGSYLGANNFSANWRGGSAVWDIPGLEKYHGQEIFLTEALTREAIIAMDKAQNEDKPFFMYMSHYAVHAPIEKDERYYQKYLDKGLDEKEASYAALIEGMDKSLGDIMQHLKEKNLMENTIILFMSDNGGLSVHSRGGEPHTHNKPLSSGKGSIHEGGIRVPMIVKWPGVTIPGSTNDNYLIIEDFYPSILEMAGVEDQPTVQKVDGKSFVGMLESNNSQKSNNRPLFWHYPNEWGPKGPGIGAFSAIRKGDFKLIYYHIDESFELFNIREDIGEESNLAATKPEKVKELAVILSAHLKEVEAQMPIHKESGKTVAYPGE, encoded by the coding sequence ATGAAAATTCTTTTTTTCCTAACCATCCTATGTATGGTCTTTGGAAGCTGCAAAAATCAAGCAAGTCTAGAAGCTTCAAATCAACCAAACATTGTTTTATTTTTTGTTGATGACATGGGTTGGCAGGACACATCAGTTCCTTTCTGGCACAAAAAAACTCCTCTCAATGAGCGCTACCATACACCAAATATGGAAAAGCTAGCTTCGGAGGGCATGATGTTTACCCAAGCTTATGCCACACCTGTATGTTCTCCCACTCGTATAAGTCTAATGACCGGCATGAATGCTGCCCGTCATCGTGTAACCAATTGGACACTACACAAGGATGCCCTACAACCTATGGAAACCAACCATAAAGCGTTGTCTTTTCCTGCTTGGAATGTAAATGGGATGAGTCCGGATCCTTTGGATCTTGCCGTACATGCAGACGCCCTTCCTTCTCTGCTCCAAAAAGCCGGCTACTACACCATTCATGCCGGAAAAGCACATTTTGGAGCCATCGATACCCCGGCAGAAAATCCGGAAGCCATCGGTTTTGATGTCAATATAGCCGGACATGCTGCCGGAGGTCCCGGTAGCTATTTGGGAGCAAACAATTTTAGTGCAAATTGGCGAGGAGGCAGTGCTGTATGGGATATACCCGGCCTTGAAAAATACCATGGTCAGGAAATATTCCTAACTGAAGCACTGACAAGGGAGGCAATAATCGCTATGGACAAGGCTCAGAATGAAGACAAGCCATTTTTTATGTATATGTCGCATTATGCGGTACATGCCCCCATAGAGAAAGACGAGCGCTATTATCAAAAATACCTGGATAAAGGTCTTGATGAAAAAGAAGCCAGCTATGCCGCCCTTATAGAGGGCATGGACAAAAGCTTGGGAGACATCATGCAACATCTCAAAGAAAAAAATTTGATGGAAAACACCATCATCCTTTTCATGTCAGACAACGGGGGATTGAGTGTACATAGCAGAGGCGGAGAACCACATACACATAACAAACCCCTATCCAGCGGAAAAGGATCCATCCACGAAGGTGGTATCAGGGTACCAATGATCGTAAAGTGGCCCGGCGTAACGATTCCCGGATCAACTAATGACAACTATCTGATCATTGAAGATTTTTATCCCAGCATTTTGGAAATGGCAGGAGTAGAAGACCAACCAACTGTCCAGAAAGTAGATGGAAAGAGTTTCGTTGGCATGTTGGAAAGCAATAATTCCCAAAAGTCAAATAACCGGCCTTTGTTCTGGCATTACCCCAATGAATGGGGACCAAAAGGACCGGGAATAGGCGCTTTCAGTGCTATTCGTAAAGGAGATTTTAAATTGATTTATTATCATATCGATGAAAGTTTTGAATTGTTTAATATCCGAGAAGATATTGGAGAGGAAAGCAATCTGGCAGCAACAAAACCGGAAAAAGTAAAGGAGTTGGCTGTTATCTTATCAGCCCACCTTAAAGAGGTAGAGGCACAGATGCCCATACACAAAGAAAGTGGAAAAACCGTAGCCTATCCCGGAGAGTAG
- a CDS encoding GNAT family N-acetyltransferase yields the protein MTDIAFRQIRVKDLPLVLNLLKEAAEKINRMQIDHWQYWKNPPQEKVRWIEEGIKNGEFYFVDDLANNNIGMVRMLREDILYWGKQKDKAFYVHSLIVKEAYNGKGIGQRVLEEIGQKAKNKDCQYLRLDSDSKNLKLCKYYENLGFRKVGVKNLPLSTYNLYQKRIL from the coding sequence ATGACGGATATTGCATTTAGACAAATAAGAGTAAAAGACCTGCCACTGGTTTTAAATTTATTGAAGGAAGCAGCCGAAAAAATTAATAGGATGCAGATTGACCATTGGCAATATTGGAAAAACCCTCCACAAGAAAAAGTGCGATGGATTGAAGAGGGTATTAAAAACGGTGAATTCTATTTCGTTGATGACCTTGCTAACAACAATATTGGCATGGTAAGGATGCTTAGAGAAGACATTCTCTATTGGGGTAAGCAAAAAGATAAAGCTTTCTATGTGCATTCATTAATCGTTAAGGAAGCCTATAACGGAAAAGGAATTGGACAAAGGGTCTTAGAAGAAATTGGACAGAAAGCCAAAAATAAGGATTGCCAATATTTGCGATTAGATTCAGATTCAAAAAACCTTAAGCTTTGCAAGTATTACGAAAATCTAGGATTTAGGAAAGTAGGAGTAAAGAACTTGCCCTTATCTACCTACAATTTATACCAGAAGCGAATTCTCTAA
- a CDS encoding FAD-dependent monooxygenase: MIDREPHKGWTKGKITLLGDAAHLTTPNLGQGGCMAIEGAYILANSIQKYGLTQKV, from the coding sequence TTGATTGACAGAGAACCGCACAAAGGTTGGACCAAAGGAAAGATAACCCTTCTCGGGGATGCTGCACATCTCACCACGCCTAATTTAGGTCAAGGGGGATGCATGGCCATAGAAGGAGCTTATATTTTAGCCAACTCAATTCAAAAATATGGCCTTACGCAAAAGGTATGA
- a CDS encoding alpha/beta hydrolase gives MKQFALILFLIVSSNLEAQQLMDLYFERIPNSKPYAMQEEVIEDNGRISWLKNVSKPTLTCYHPNEEMATGAAVIICPGGGYSGESYLREGTLIAETFVKKGIAAFILKYRLPSDSIMIDKTIGPLQDAQQAIKTVRQNATAWNIDPSKIGIMGFSAGGHLASTAGTHFDKSYIPNERQISLRPDFMILIYPVISMTDEIGHLGSRQNLLGKSATAMQKEMFSNEFQVSPNTPPTWITHTGDDNVVPVENSIRFYQALIKNEVPSEMHLYPKGNHGFVLSLPPEEWMQPLFDWMSNSGISP, from the coding sequence ATGAAGCAATTTGCGCTAATCCTGTTTCTAATAGTTTCTTCCAACTTGGAGGCTCAACAATTAATGGATTTATATTTTGAGCGTATCCCAAACAGCAAACCTTATGCTATGCAAGAAGAAGTCATTGAGGACAATGGCCGCATCTCTTGGTTAAAAAATGTTTCCAAACCTACCCTTACATGCTATCATCCAAATGAGGAGATGGCTACAGGAGCAGCGGTAATTATCTGTCCAGGAGGTGGGTATTCAGGTGAAAGTTACCTCCGCGAAGGCACCTTGATTGCTGAAACCTTTGTAAAAAAGGGCATTGCAGCATTTATTTTAAAGTACCGCTTGCCTAGCGATTCGATTATGATTGACAAAACAATAGGTCCTCTTCAAGATGCTCAACAAGCAATAAAAACGGTAAGACAAAACGCCACAGCATGGAATATCGACCCTAGCAAAATTGGCATCATGGGGTTTTCAGCAGGTGGGCATCTGGCTTCAACCGCAGGCACACATTTTGACAAGTCCTATATTCCAAATGAGCGTCAAATTAGTTTAAGACCGGATTTCATGATCCTTATCTATCCTGTCATCAGTATGACAGACGAAATTGGGCACTTAGGCTCAAGACAAAATTTACTTGGTAAGTCTGCTACAGCAATGCAAAAGGAGATGTTTTCTAATGAATTTCAGGTCAGCCCAAACACTCCACCCACTTGGATAACCCATACCGGGGATGACAATGTGGTGCCCGTGGAAAACAGCATCCGCTTTTACCAAGCACTGATCAAAAATGAGGTCCCTTCAGAAATGCATTTGTATCCTAAAGGCAACCATGGATTTGTTTTGAGTTTACCACCCGAAGAATGGATGCAACCACTCTTTGACTGGATGAGTAATAGTGGTATAAGTCCTTGA
- a CDS encoding bifunctional rhamnulose-1-phosphate aldolase/short-chain dehydrogenase — MAITKDTFKHVDYLWDDEKAKALGDDQVALLLYRSNILGADLRITNYGGGNTSCKTIEKDPLTKEDTEIMWIKGSGGDIGTLKRSGLAGLYMDKLLALKNVYRGLEFEDEMVALFNHCIYDLDSKAPSIDTPLHAVLPFKHIDHLHPDAAIAIAAAKDGEKITNELFEGQIAWVPWQRPGFDLALQLDKALKANPGIRGIMLGGHGLFTWGDTAYECYINSLEVIDKASQYLEDNYGKDRPVFGGQKVASLPEDERREQASIIAPHLRGLASSYNRMVGHFSDDERVLEFINSNDLEKLAPLGTSCPDHFLRTKIRPLVLEIAPDTDLSDMTEVKAYLEKEFEDYRQYYTKYYEDHKRDNSPGIRDSNPVVILWPGVGMFSYAKNKQTARVASEFYTNAINVMKGAEAVSSYVSLPLQEAFDIEYWLLEEAKLQRMPKEQPLSRKVAFVTGGAGGIGKAIADKLAQEGACVFITDINKDNLDTALATYGKDTGSGALMDVTKMEDIEKALKAACLKFGGVDIIVNCAGLAISKPIAQTTEKDWDILQSVLVKGQFAVSKVAVAILRAQDKGGDIVNIASKNALVSGPNNVGYGTAKAAQVHMSRLLAAELGPDKIRVNVVNPDAVIEGSKIWEGEWAKGRAKAYGITVEELPAFYAKRTIMNEIISVDDIANGVFAFVGGHLSKSTGNILNVDGGVAAAFVR, encoded by the coding sequence ATGGCAATTACAAAAGACACTTTTAAGCACGTAGATTATCTATGGGATGATGAAAAAGCAAAGGCTTTAGGGGACGATCAAGTAGCCCTTTTGCTTTACCGCTCAAACATTTTAGGTGCAGACCTTAGGATCACCAATTATGGAGGAGGGAATACTAGCTGCAAGACCATAGAAAAAGATCCCCTTACCAAAGAAGACACTGAAATAATGTGGATCAAGGGATCAGGTGGAGACATTGGAACCTTAAAAAGAAGCGGCCTTGCAGGTTTGTATATGGACAAATTGCTAGCGCTTAAAAATGTCTACCGTGGATTGGAGTTTGAAGACGAAATGGTTGCACTTTTTAACCATTGTATCTATGACCTGGACTCTAAAGCACCATCTATCGATACACCTTTACACGCTGTTTTACCTTTCAAGCATATCGATCACCTTCACCCTGATGCAGCAATAGCCATTGCAGCAGCAAAAGATGGAGAAAAGATCACCAACGAATTATTTGAAGGTCAAATTGCTTGGGTTCCTTGGCAAAGGCCAGGTTTCGACCTTGCCCTTCAGTTAGACAAAGCGCTAAAAGCCAATCCAGGAATCAGGGGTATTATGCTTGGTGGACATGGACTTTTCACATGGGGAGATACTGCCTATGAATGCTACATCAACAGTCTTGAGGTAATTGACAAAGCTTCACAATATTTGGAAGATAACTATGGCAAAGATCGACCTGTTTTCGGTGGACAAAAAGTTGCTTCCCTTCCAGAAGATGAAAGAAGAGAACAAGCCTCTATCATTGCACCACACCTAAGAGGGCTAGCTTCTAGTTACAATAGAATGGTTGGTCATTTTTCCGACGATGAACGCGTTTTGGAATTTATTAACAGCAATGACCTGGAAAAATTAGCTCCTCTTGGAACAAGTTGTCCGGATCATTTCTTGCGAACTAAAATCAGACCGTTGGTATTGGAAATCGCTCCTGATACTGATTTGTCTGACATGACTGAGGTTAAAGCCTATCTTGAAAAAGAATTTGAAGACTACAGACAATACTACACCAAATATTATGAAGACCACAAACGTGACAATAGTCCAGGTATTAGGGATTCAAACCCTGTAGTAATTTTATGGCCGGGTGTAGGGATGTTCTCTTACGCTAAAAATAAGCAGACTGCAAGGGTAGCAAGTGAGTTTTATACCAATGCTATCAATGTAATGAAAGGTGCCGAAGCTGTTTCTTCTTATGTTTCATTGCCTTTACAAGAAGCATTTGACATCGAATATTGGTTATTGGAAGAAGCCAAACTGCAAAGAATGCCTAAGGAACAGCCGCTTTCAAGAAAAGTAGCTTTTGTAACCGGAGGAGCCGGAGGTATCGGAAAAGCAATTGCCGATAAACTGGCTCAAGAAGGTGCTTGTGTATTCATTACTGATATCAACAAAGACAATCTGGACACTGCCTTGGCAACTTATGGCAAAGACACAGGGTCCGGAGCATTAATGGATGTGACCAAAATGGAGGATATAGAAAAAGCCCTTAAAGCTGCTTGTCTGAAATTTGGTGGTGTGGACATTATCGTCAACTGTGCTGGCTTGGCCATCTCTAAACCAATTGCACAAACCACTGAAAAAGATTGGGATATTCTTCAATCTGTTCTGGTAAAAGGTCAATTTGCTGTTTCTAAAGTTGCTGTTGCCATTTTACGGGCACAGGATAAAGGTGGTGACATTGTAAATATTGCAAGTAAAAATGCTTTGGTTTCCGGACCTAACAATGTTGGTTATGGTACTGCCAAAGCTGCTCAAGTACACATGAGTAGATTGTTAGCTGCTGAACTGGGACCTGACAAGATCCGAGTGAACGTAGTCAATCCAGATGCGGTGATTGAAGGAAGTAAAATTTGGGAAGGCGAATGGGCCAAAGGCAGAGCCAAGGCTTATGGAATCACTGTTGAAGAACTTCCTGCATTCTATGCCAAGCGTACCATCATGAATGAAATTATCTCCGTAGACGATATTGCCAATGGAGTTTTTGCCTTTGTAGGAGGTCATTTAAGCAAGAGTACCGGAAATATTTTAAACGTTGACGGAGGGGTTGCTGCTGCCTTTGTCAGATAA
- a CDS encoding TIM barrel protein — MRIDKNQINTINNRALPDHRESFEYLSNKLTTKGLEPEHLIQKIQDFQIAIPSWALGTGGTRFGRFPGGGEPRSLEEKIDDVGLLHALNAGSGAISLHIPWDIPEDIGAVKAHAASHNLLFDAVNSNTFQDQEEQEHSYKFGSLCHTDSKVRQQAIDHNLEVIKYGDQLGSKALTVWLADGSSFPGQMNFRKALQRTLDSLKEIYQGMPADWKMFVEYKPYEPYFYHTVIQDWGTSHLLASQLGDRAFTLVDLGHHLPNTNIEQIVATLMMQGKLGGFHFNDSKFGDDDLTVGAMKPYQLFLIFNELVEGMEDNASKNPAPAWMIDASHNLKDPMEDLLQSVEAIQLAYAQALTVDRNALENARESNDAVLAQEILQNAFRTDLRPLIAEARLQANAALSPVEVYRELSVRKQLVKERGAKTLATGL, encoded by the coding sequence ATGAGAATTGATAAAAATCAAATCAATACTATCAATAACAGAGCTCTCCCGGATCACCGGGAGAGTTTTGAGTATCTAAGCAATAAATTAACCACCAAAGGGCTGGAACCTGAGCATCTCATTCAGAAGATTCAGGATTTTCAAATTGCCATTCCAAGCTGGGCACTCGGCACTGGAGGTACAAGGTTTGGCCGATTTCCGGGTGGAGGTGAACCTCGGTCTTTAGAGGAAAAAATCGATGATGTAGGACTTCTTCATGCATTAAATGCCGGATCAGGAGCTATTTCCCTACACATTCCTTGGGATATACCCGAAGATATTGGAGCAGTGAAAGCACATGCGGCTTCTCATAATTTACTATTCGACGCAGTCAATTCAAATACCTTCCAAGACCAAGAAGAGCAAGAACACTCTTACAAGTTTGGCTCATTGTGTCACACAGATAGTAAGGTAAGACAGCAAGCCATAGATCACAATCTAGAGGTAATCAAATACGGAGATCAACTGGGATCGAAAGCATTAACTGTCTGGTTGGCCGATGGATCATCATTTCCCGGGCAAATGAATTTCAGAAAAGCTTTACAGCGCACCCTGGATTCTTTGAAAGAAATTTACCAAGGGATGCCTGCGGACTGGAAAATGTTTGTGGAGTACAAACCTTACGAACCCTATTTTTACCATACCGTTATACAGGATTGGGGAACATCTCATTTATTGGCTTCCCAATTGGGCGACAGGGCCTTTACTTTGGTTGATTTGGGTCATCACCTGCCCAACACAAATATTGAACAAATTGTGGCCACCCTTATGATGCAGGGCAAACTGGGAGGATTTCATTTCAATGACTCCAAATTCGGAGATGATGACCTTACCGTTGGAGCCATGAAACCTTACCAATTGTTTTTGATATTTAACGAATTGGTAGAAGGCATGGAAGACAATGCTTCAAAGAATCCTGCTCCGGCATGGATGATCGATGCAAGCCACAACCTAAAAGACCCAATGGAGGACTTGCTCCAGTCAGTTGAAGCCATTCAACTGGCCTATGCCCAAGCCTTAACTGTGGACCGAAATGCCCTGGAAAATGCCCGCGAATCCAATGATGCGGTATTGGCACAAGAAATTTTGCAAAATGCTTTTCGCACAGATTTAAGGCCTTTGATAGCAGAAGCCCGACTTCAAGCAAATGCAGCCCTTTCACCCGTAGAAGTCTACAGGGAATTGTCTGTAAGAAAGCAATTGGTCAAAGAAAGGGGCGCCAAAACTCTTGCCACCGGCCTTTAA
- a CDS encoding FGGY-family carbohydrate kinase yields the protein MPIPVTAIFDIGKTNKKFFLFDENLNEIKEEYVQFPTIKDDDGFECDDLEKITQWAKENVEKLCQDPQYEIKALNFSTYGATFVSIGEDGKPVTPIYNYLKDFPEDVHREFYSKYPEESINQTTASPTLGMLNSGLQLYWLKRKKPEVFNKIKYSLHLPQYISYLFTGEVVSEPTSIGCHTKLWDFPKGDYHQWVYDEGIADKLPPQVPTTHSFEKEICGQKVKIGVGIHDSSSALASYLIKIKEPFLLISTGTWSISLNPFPKRDLTFSELQNDCLNFLSIHGKTVKASRFFLGYELDHQLKKMNNTFSKEPKYYKNIVPDEKLVNQLLNGEISGTFYPNAIARTPLVAEIFPENNWDISSFSNYEEAFHHLIFGLVRMQVASLMLAKGATAIKKVYIDGGFVHNKVFIRFLNALLEGYELEFSDFPLGSAYGAALMLNAFK from the coding sequence ATGCCCATTCCGGTAACTGCCATTTTTGATATAGGAAAAACTAACAAGAAATTTTTCCTGTTTGATGAAAATCTTAATGAAATCAAGGAAGAATATGTTCAGTTTCCCACGATTAAGGATGACGACGGTTTTGAATGTGATGATTTAGAGAAAATTACACAGTGGGCCAAAGAAAATGTAGAGAAATTGTGCCAAGACCCTCAATATGAGATCAAGGCATTGAATTTCTCTACTTATGGAGCTACTTTTGTATCGATTGGAGAGGATGGCAAGCCAGTAACCCCGATATACAATTACCTCAAAGACTTCCCTGAAGATGTTCACAGGGAGTTTTACAGCAAATACCCTGAGGAAAGCATCAATCAGACCACTGCCTCCCCTACTTTAGGCATGCTTAATTCAGGTTTGCAACTATACTGGCTCAAAAGAAAGAAACCTGAAGTATTTAATAAAATTAAATATTCTTTACACCTTCCTCAGTACATCTCTTATCTTTTTACCGGGGAGGTTGTAAGCGAACCCACCTCTATAGGCTGCCATACAAAATTATGGGATTTCCCTAAGGGAGATTATCATCAATGGGTTTATGATGAAGGAATAGCGGATAAACTCCCCCCTCAGGTACCTACCACTCACAGCTTTGAAAAAGAAATTTGCGGACAAAAGGTTAAAATTGGTGTTGGGATCCATGACTCTTCTTCTGCTCTGGCCTCTTATTTGATTAAAATCAAAGAGCCATTTCTACTGATTTCTACAGGCACTTGGAGCATTTCACTAAACCCATTTCCCAAAAGAGATCTGACTTTTTCTGAATTGCAGAATGACTGTTTGAATTTCTTATCCATCCATGGAAAGACAGTTAAAGCCAGTCGTTTTTTCCTTGGATATGAACTGGATCACCAGCTCAAGAAAATGAACAATACTTTTAGTAAAGAACCAAAGTATTATAAGAATATTGTACCTGATGAAAAATTAGTTAACCAACTTTTAAATGGGGAGATTTCAGGAACCTTTTATCCTAATGCCATTGCGAGAACACCACTGGTAGCTGAAATTTTTCCTGAAAATAATTGGGACATCTCCTCATTTTCAAATTATGAAGAAGCCTTTCACCATTTGATTTTTGGATTGGTAAGAATGCAAGTAGCCTCATTGATGCTCGCCAAAGGTGCTACAGCTATAAAAAAAGTGTATATTGATGGTGGTTTTGTTCATAACAAAGTATTTATCCGTTTTTTAAATGCGCTTTTAGAAGGTTATGAACTCGAATTTTCAGACTTCCCTTTAGGCTCAGCTTATGGGGCAGCATTAATGCTAAACGCTTTTAAATAA
- a CDS encoding alpha/beta hydrolase, protein MKQFVLVLSFIFIMGALSAQNQSIIMDIYQGEIPFQKISQVKEVSEVDGITRISNVQTPQIQVFLPAKSSATGQAVIICPGGGYGILAYDWEGTDIAKWLNSHGIAGIVLKYRLPSAVTQTSPHLVPMSDGQQAIRLVRHHAEEWNIDPEKIGIMGFSAGGHLASTLGTHFDSGNPGADDPIQHQSSRPDFMILGYPVISFNKTFTHIGSRNNLIGENPEAKWVNYFSNEEQIRADTPPTFIFHSQDDTGVPVKHSLMFYQGLVEKNIPAEMHLYPLGKHGYALSINKEGTQKDWPKSCINWLQHLE, encoded by the coding sequence ATGAAGCAGTTTGTTTTAGTTCTAAGTTTCATTTTTATTATGGGAGCCTTATCAGCCCAAAATCAATCCATTATAATGGACATTTATCAGGGAGAAATTCCATTTCAGAAAATCTCTCAAGTTAAAGAGGTGAGTGAAGTCGATGGTATCACCCGTATTAGCAATGTGCAAACTCCTCAAATCCAAGTGTTTTTGCCTGCCAAAAGTTCAGCTACCGGCCAAGCAGTGATCATTTGTCCGGGTGGAGGATATGGTATTTTGGCCTATGATTGGGAAGGAACTGACATTGCCAAATGGCTCAACAGCCATGGTATTGCCGGTATTGTACTAAAATATCGCTTGCCTTCAGCGGTTACTCAGACAAGTCCTCACTTGGTACCTATGTCTGATGGGCAACAAGCCATCAGATTGGTTAGGCATCATGCTGAAGAATGGAATATTGATCCCGAGAAAATAGGTATTATGGGTTTTTCTGCCGGTGGCCACTTGGCCTCCACTTTAGGTACTCACTTTGATTCAGGAAATCCCGGGGCCGATGATCCAATACAGCATCAATCAAGTCGTCCAGATTTTATGATTCTTGGATATCCTGTTATTTCATTTAATAAAACCTTTACCCACATAGGTTCTCGGAACAATTTAATCGGTGAAAACCCCGAAGCCAAATGGGTCAATTATTTCAGCAATGAAGAACAAATAAGGGCCGACACACCACCAACTTTTATCTTCCATTCCCAAGATGATACCGGAGTTCCGGTTAAGCATAGCCTCATGTTTTATCAAGGGTTGGTAGAAAAAAATATCCCTGCAGAAATGCATTTGTACCCTTTAGGTAAACATGGATATGCCCTGTCCATCAACAAAGAAGGCACCCAAAAGGACTGGCCTAAAAGTTGCATTAACTGGTTGCAGCATTTGGAATGA
- a CDS encoding apiosidase-like domain-containing protein yields the protein MKTNLQPLKISPNGRFLTCQDGSPFFWLGDTAWELFHRLSLKETRFYFQNRIDKGFTIIQAVILAELDGLTTPNAAGHLPLKDLDPCQPNEAYFKHVDEVVAMAAEMGLYLALLPTWGDKYNKKWGTGPEVFTPENARTYGEFLAKRFAKYPHLVWVMGGDRAPEDKEDQQIIEQMALGISTFDKTSLITYHPGGGTIASDLFPNASWLQIDMFQSRHQKQFREYRFVNKARSRKPIRPVINGEPGYENIPNLLNKWHFQRLNATDVRLSAYWSMLSGAAGYTYGCNEVWQMHTEKSNPLFGAQMSWDKALDLPGATQVGFLPKLFVKLPWQEMVVSTKVFAGLKWPLHPQKLALTTVDQGCILIYQPRGSKIKTRINRSILNKAEAYWINPQDGKVEALKGRLSNTFQTPNRLQDWLLLIVSGSYQGQWKFQKPDS from the coding sequence ATGAAAACTAACTTACAGCCACTGAAAATAAGTCCAAATGGCAGGTTTTTAACCTGCCAAGATGGGAGTCCTTTTTTCTGGCTGGGAGATACTGCTTGGGAATTGTTTCACAGGTTATCACTTAAAGAAACCAGATTTTATTTCCAAAACCGTATAGATAAAGGATTTACCATTATTCAAGCAGTTATTTTGGCGGAATTGGATGGCCTTACCACGCCCAATGCAGCGGGCCATTTACCTTTAAAGGATTTAGATCCCTGCCAACCCAATGAGGCTTATTTCAAGCATGTGGATGAGGTAGTAGCCATGGCAGCTGAGATGGGGCTATACCTTGCCTTACTACCTACTTGGGGAGACAAATACAATAAAAAATGGGGAACCGGTCCTGAAGTATTTACCCCCGAGAACGCCAGAACTTATGGTGAATTTTTGGCCAAACGTTTTGCAAAATACCCACACTTGGTTTGGGTAATGGGAGGAGACAGGGCACCGGAAGACAAGGAAGACCAGCAAATCATTGAGCAAATGGCCTTAGGGATAAGCACCTTTGATAAAACCAGCCTAATTACCTACCATCCGGGAGGTGGGACCATCGCAAGTGATCTTTTCCCCAATGCTTCATGGTTGCAAATCGATATGTTCCAATCTAGGCATCAAAAACAATTTCGAGAATATAGATTTGTAAACAAGGCCAGAAGCAGGAAGCCTATTCGTCCTGTAATCAATGGAGAACCAGGCTATGAAAACATCCCCAACTTATTAAACAAGTGGCATTTTCAGCGACTGAATGCCACTGATGTCAGGCTATCTGCCTATTGGAGCATGCTGTCAGGTGCTGCCGGTTATACCTATGGGTGCAATGAAGTTTGGCAAATGCACACAGAAAAATCCAACCCGCTTTTTGGCGCACAAATGTCTTGGGACAAAGCATTAGACTTACCCGGAGCCACCCAAGTAGGATTTTTACCAAAGCTTTTTGTAAAACTACCCTGGCAAGAAATGGTAGTTTCAACAAAAGTCTTTGCAGGCTTAAAGTGGCCTTTACATCCTCAGAAATTAGCCTTAACAACAGTCGATCAAGGCTGCATTCTAATTTACCAACCTAGAGGAAGTAAAATAAAAACACGAATAAATAGGAGCATTTTGAATAAGGCTGAAGCCTATTGGATCAACCCTCAAGATGGAAAAGTTGAAGCCCTCAAAGGGCGGCTTTCAAACACTTTTCAGACACCGAATAGGTTACAAGATTGGTTATTATTGATCGTATCAGGTAGCTATCAGGGACAGTGGAAATTCCAAAAGCCTGACTCTTAA
- a CDS encoding secondary thiamine-phosphate synthase enzyme YjbQ, whose product MKTFQKEIQLPAYKRGFHLITRHIVDNFAELKKIDRGLLQVWIKHTSAGLTVNENADPSVRVDFETFTNYLIPEDYPHFIHTMEGPDDMPAHLKSSIFGCSVQIPVTHGRLNLGTWQGIYLGEYRNYGGKRNLVLTVMGE is encoded by the coding sequence ATGAAAACTTTTCAAAAAGAAATTCAATTGCCCGCATACAAAAGAGGTTTTCACCTCATTACCAGACATATTGTGGATAACTTTGCTGAATTAAAAAAAATTGATCGAGGCCTACTTCAAGTTTGGATAAAACATACTTCTGCAGGTTTAACGGTCAATGAAAATGCTGATCCTTCTGTAAGAGTAGATTTCGAAACTTTTACCAATTACTTGATTCCGGAGGATTATCCCCATTTTATTCATACCATGGAAGGCCCTGATGACATGCCTGCACACCTTAAATCAAGTATTTTTGGTTGTTCGGTGCAGATTCCGGTGACCCATGGCAGATTGAACCTTGGGACTTGGCAAGGCATTTACTTAGGTGAGTATCGCAATTATGGAGGAAAGAGAAACCTGGTACTTACAGTAATGGGAGAATGA